The following are encoded together in the Chlorocebus sabaeus isolate Y175 chromosome 20, mChlSab1.0.hap1, whole genome shotgun sequence genome:
- the PPP1R8 gene encoding nuclear inhibitor of protein phosphatase 1 isoform X2 codes for MVQTAVVPVKKKRVEGPGSLGLEESGSRRMQNFAFSGGLYGGLPPTHSEAGSQPHGIHGTALIGGLPMPYPNLAPDVDLTPVVPSAVNMNPAPNPAVYNPEAVNEPKKKKYAKEAWPGKKPTPSLLI; via the exons ATGGTGCAAACTGCAGTGGTCCCAGTCAAG AAGAAGCGTGTGGAGGGCCCAGGCTCCCTGGGCCTGGAGGAATCAGGGAGCAGGCGCATGCAGAACTTTGCCTTCAGTGGAGGACTCTACGGGGGCCTGCCCCCCACACACAGTGAAGCAGGCTCCCAGCCGCATGGCATCCACGGGACAGCACTTATCGGTGGCTTGCCGATGCCATACCCAAACCTTGCCCCTGATGTGGACTTGACGCCTGTTGTGCCATCAGCAGTGAACATGAACCCTGCACCAAACCCTGCAGTCTATAACCCTGAAGCTGTAAATGAACCCAAGAAGAAGAAGTATGCAAAAGAGGCTTGGCCAGGCAAGAAGCCCACACCTTCCTTACTGATTTGA